The Echinicola rosea genome has a segment encoding these proteins:
- a CDS encoding Ig-like domain-containing protein — MASIFTKPITCRDVTVLFLLLLLSFHGLYGQGTKIVADEVTHFSPNVPAGLLDFPPYDKHTVENPENATVDDEHFGRLLASPGLLAGLGSYHGELELKYPLTIPANTTTYVRVDGSSGLFNLLLGGSLGNLLGDVLSLVALGEQEFTIIARNGNTEVFSRSTDQGFNIERARVITGADGNFYIAITPDAEYDRVFIENGSLSLIGLGDEVNLDVFTAYTYESASICGNPVGTSYDVSGVNLDLLNLSGSAADDLHLAIDGDESTFTALSPGVLSIAGVLEQHFYFDGIGKDTDEVMVTFSADPDVLDVNLLGNIELVAYNGDTEVGRQDLENLGSELLGIAQLDLLGLLADGETVTFTMTPGAAFDRFEIEVSTLLDLGTSQSLRVHEVTRTPGRPVIDGVDDEQNMLVCAGEDVTLNAAVASGDQIKWYDAPIGGNLLHTGASFNIGEIGGKSTYYASTVRPGCAEASIRVPATVDINKNPRISLNGSAVYTMAVGESFFLPAATAVNEDGSDVPVTWTGLEGAPFTAPNIAGQFTQGGRYVYRVSATGAECTNFVDVVVNVFDPEGCPPVYNRRYATSAEDFTTSSLLGLQLGSVSSTELAAGSNMQDYSELLETVGTSLLGLTGETSQTIRWNTMVPAGTPVSIKLGREYGAAGVAGGIYVQAVDGDPVNGDELLGIRQVADANLVSAVNGINEFVYTFIPVDANGVPVPYNAVKISLASLLNAVQQVRVYGAYYHETSTTLESCTFGALDYLAGFESIIGGLDVASGLTSVTDPALAFDNDESTYAVMNNAVGVNVSTKLDVTFAAPAIAGDSVFIKVGAATGLLDLTLLEGYTIQRYLGNQEVGEPLEVGSSLLELRLLEGDTEQALTFINDTPFDRIKILTGGVVEAIDNLRVYEIKLIPLSELDGEQHDDTTGKDYIEICPGDIIELPDASCDQIKFYTDETGDTALTTDEIAAWAPGTVQTVYLQTVRFGCEDGIDRRPIEIRVKESSGDLLENILVNGIDAGAFCPSSEPVTLEASLISGAPSSVDYQWFVDNAGTPEPLSDETNASVELSGLTAGDYTYYLSLSADGFCTPGPIAVDFTINRNATDDDINIDDLTQCVGVPAMLSPSSGIANPVFTWYYDAAKTAPITDGDTDGGISYAINADGELTITGIADGSSEVVYVTVTGDEVCENIEGKKVTATVSDNLPAPTFSVADVSLCGTGQDAEFEVTNSAGGFTYTVYDAATGGTEVTSGVSITNNIITISDVAAGASYWVAVSGAGGCVGTIRSEISVTVLPIADESDLEVIGAPICEGQTTTLSASSATVTNPIFRWYSDADLTNLIHEGFEYEVSPASTTTYYVTVQGDGICENLPGTATAATLTVNEVPDVPGVSGDVSISEGFGTMLSASVGDPAPANVEIVWYDEAGNELATGASYNTGPLSQGTYTFYAQARNSASGCTSAGRGEVTVTVGPPNPIEDCTIANAQTNGTDPICVLCSVEDPNNAVDGNPNTYARFIAPASVSGGVWQELKFPSNGTAGDTIIVTIGSGGSLIDLDLLSGLRFETYNGQTSNSDGGVVDDNVIDLRLLEGQEDKAEIVFAAGGNFDRVRISYMPLAGILNSGWRVYQAQTNYSSPTSISSGTEVCAGDMATLSATASDGTTLRWYDTATGGTMLEEGASYTTGALMTPGTVTYYLAVVKGTCEDPERIPVDVLVKPSPTAADIAVSGNENPVCADVPVVLTPSVAPGSTLVTGAGAFSWYLDAARTMPIEDGDVDGGISYAIDANGVLTITGLSGADSPYRYYVSVVGDNGCENAPDMLKEVPVEINRNATDADIGLADEITQCVGTPVTLTPSTDVADPVFSWYLDEAKTMPINDGDSDGSVTYSIAPSGALTIEGIAENSSEMFYVTVSGRDVCENIAGKGVNVRTSNTLDKPVLNMADMVVCGTGNDAIFEVTNFAGGLTYKLFDAEIGGNEVTDGISIVDNIISLENVSADATYWVEVNGNSGCTGSERTSISVTVNAVGTPEDIDAADATICAGDTYTLSAGTSTVESPVFTWYTDAALNNVVTDLTVSPSSTRMYYVTVSGDGVCENPPGEAKAVTITVNRNAVKADIDADGGTICAGDTFTLSATSTTIQDPVFTWFTDAALTMVVSDPEVMPAATKNYYVAVSGDGVCASNTDNAVMVTVTVNRNATASDIQADDATICEGDSHTLNASSTTVDDPVFTWYSDAELTNELTDPTVSPEVTTTYYVAVSGDGVCANKPGQGKAVTVTVNRGATADDIEASGATICAGESFTLEATSTISNASFTWYSDAALTNPISDLEVSPASTTTYYVTVTGDDVCENTSGSAKAVTVTVNRIGTASDIQAEGTTICTGESYTLTASSSIENATFTWYADEDLTDEITDAEVNPSVTTTYYVTVSGTGVCENNPGTAKAVTVVVNRNATADDIEADGGTVCPGGSFTLTANSSVPGSVFTWYADADLTMELEDMEVMPTATTTYYVTVQGDGVCENRPGDALSITVTVNTVPTPTTDMTTQTFCGTGGGTIADLQVNEASIVWYDAATGGTQLNPSDALMEGMTYYAAQVDVNTGCESVERLAIMVEDCAHLEVTKTAELPTVVVGQMFNYTIAITNSGAVPAQNVVVTDDVPAELQVLEASHEGAVSGNNVTWTIAEIGAGETLELTLGVMALTESQGVVNSVTADSDNSDPDDDDSDPTTILSDDVDLAMDKTVSAPVIEIGQEFTYILTVTNKTATPALNVTLTDYMPDQVRYLGSNAPADIIENYDANSGELTFTIPEIPGETVVEIMLRVEARDRGLVTNSATVETADQIDRFEGDNTATISHDQLKVTIPNVFSPNGDGINDTWEIEGLTELYPDNEIIVVNRWGGEVFKTSNYNNDWDGGSLDEGTYYYRVIIRDGDSGRETEFTGYVTILR; from the coding sequence ATGGCATCGATTTTTACCAAACCAATAACGTGTAGGGACGTTACGGTTTTATTTCTACTACTTCTGCTATCCTTCCACGGATTATATGGGCAGGGGACTAAAATAGTAGCAGATGAAGTGACCCATTTCAGCCCAAATGTTCCTGCAGGACTTTTGGATTTTCCTCCATATGATAAACACACAGTAGAAAATCCAGAGAATGCAACGGTGGATGACGAACATTTCGGTCGACTACTGGCCAGTCCGGGACTGCTTGCGGGGCTCGGATCGTATCATGGAGAGTTGGAATTAAAATACCCCCTTACCATTCCTGCCAATACCACTACTTATGTCCGGGTGGATGGAAGCAGTGGTTTGTTTAATTTACTGCTAGGTGGAAGCTTGGGCAATTTACTAGGTGACGTGCTTAGTTTGGTGGCCCTAGGGGAGCAGGAGTTCACGATCATCGCTCGTAATGGAAATACAGAAGTGTTTTCGAGGAGTACTGACCAAGGCTTCAATATTGAGAGAGCTAGGGTAATCACAGGAGCTGATGGAAACTTTTACATTGCCATTACGCCCGATGCTGAATATGATAGGGTCTTCATAGAAAATGGGTCCTTATCCCTAATCGGATTAGGGGATGAGGTAAACTTGGATGTGTTTACTGCCTATACTTACGAGTCTGCCAGTATCTGCGGAAACCCAGTCGGTACCTCATATGATGTGAGCGGGGTAAACCTCGATCTGCTGAATTTGTCCGGCTCTGCTGCGGATGATCTTCATCTTGCCATTGATGGTGACGAAAGTACGTTTACCGCTCTCAGTCCGGGTGTTTTGAGCATTGCCGGAGTATTGGAGCAACACTTTTACTTTGATGGCATAGGCAAAGATACCGATGAAGTAATGGTGACATTCAGCGCCGATCCGGATGTTTTGGATGTCAATTTACTAGGAAACATAGAACTGGTGGCTTACAATGGTGATACCGAGGTGGGCCGTCAGGATTTAGAAAATCTAGGCAGTGAATTACTAGGGATTGCGCAGTTGGACTTATTGGGTTTATTGGCAGATGGGGAAACCGTTACCTTTACGATGACGCCTGGGGCTGCCTTTGACCGGTTTGAGATAGAAGTGAGCACATTGCTGGATCTTGGGACATCCCAGAGCTTAAGGGTACATGAAGTCACCCGTACGCCAGGCCGTCCTGTGATCGATGGCGTGGATGATGAGCAAAACATGTTGGTTTGTGCTGGTGAAGATGTGACGCTGAATGCAGCAGTGGCCAGTGGAGACCAAATAAAATGGTACGATGCACCTATTGGCGGCAATTTATTGCATACTGGTGCCAGTTTTAATATTGGTGAAATAGGTGGTAAGTCCACGTATTATGCATCTACTGTACGACCGGGCTGTGCAGAAGCGTCCATTCGTGTACCGGCTACAGTAGATATCAATAAAAATCCAAGGATTTCATTAAACGGATCGGCGGTTTATACCATGGCTGTAGGGGAGTCATTTTTCCTTCCCGCCGCGACAGCTGTCAATGAGGACGGCAGCGATGTCCCCGTCACATGGACGGGCTTGGAAGGTGCACCATTTACCGCACCGAACATTGCAGGGCAATTTACCCAAGGCGGTCGATATGTATATCGCGTATCGGCAACCGGGGCTGAATGTACCAATTTTGTCGATGTGGTCGTGAACGTCTTTGATCCTGAAGGATGTCCGCCGGTTTACAATAGAAGGTACGCCACTAGTGCCGAGGATTTTACTACCAGTAGTCTGTTAGGCTTGCAGCTTGGCTCGGTCAGCAGTACGGAATTGGCAGCAGGAAGTAACATGCAGGATTACTCCGAGCTATTGGAGACAGTAGGTACCAGCCTATTGGGACTGACAGGAGAAACTTCCCAAACAATTCGCTGGAATACCATGGTGCCTGCTGGTACGCCGGTTTCCATCAAGTTGGGCAGAGAATATGGTGCTGCCGGTGTAGCTGGAGGAATCTACGTTCAGGCGGTGGATGGTGATCCGGTGAACGGGGATGAACTTTTGGGCATTCGCCAAGTCGCCGATGCCAACCTCGTATCTGCCGTAAATGGCATTAATGAATTTGTCTATACATTTATCCCTGTGGACGCCAATGGTGTTCCAGTGCCTTACAATGCTGTGAAAATCTCTTTGGCCTCCTTGCTAAATGCTGTTCAGCAAGTAAGGGTATATGGAGCTTATTATCATGAGACCAGTACTACACTAGAGAGTTGCACTTTTGGAGCGTTGGACTATTTGGCTGGTTTTGAATCGATTATTGGCGGGTTGGATGTGGCCAGTGGATTGACATCAGTAACCGATCCAGCATTGGCTTTTGATAATGATGAAAGCACTTATGCGGTCATGAACAATGCCGTTGGTGTCAATGTCAGCACCAAGTTGGATGTGACCTTTGCTGCTCCGGCGATTGCAGGCGACTCTGTATTTATAAAAGTTGGTGCGGCGACAGGACTGTTGGATCTGACCTTATTGGAAGGATATACTATACAGCGCTATCTGGGCAATCAGGAAGTCGGTGAGCCTTTGGAAGTGGGGTCAAGCCTTCTTGAGCTGCGTTTGCTGGAGGGTGATACCGAACAGGCATTGACCTTTATCAATGACACGCCTTTTGACCGGATTAAAATCCTCACAGGTGGAGTGGTGGAGGCCATCGATAACCTTCGTGTATATGAAATAAAGCTCATCCCTCTGAGTGAGTTGGATGGAGAGCAGCACGATGATACTACAGGAAAGGATTATATAGAGATTTGTCCAGGGGATATTATCGAATTACCAGATGCCAGTTGTGATCAAATCAAATTCTATACTGATGAGACTGGAGATACCGCGCTCACTACAGATGAAATAGCTGCTTGGGCACCAGGTACCGTGCAGACAGTTTATTTGCAGACCGTGCGATTTGGCTGTGAAGATGGAATCGATAGAAGGCCAATCGAAATCCGAGTAAAGGAATCTTCGGGAGATCTGTTGGAAAATATCTTGGTAAATGGGATCGATGCAGGAGCATTTTGCCCTTCTTCTGAGCCGGTTACCTTGGAAGCCAGCTTGATTTCCGGTGCGCCATCCAGTGTGGATTATCAGTGGTTTGTGGACAATGCCGGTACCCCAGAGCCACTTTCTGATGAGACCAATGCTAGCGTAGAACTGTCAGGTCTTACAGCTGGCGATTATACCTATTATTTGTCACTTTCTGCAGATGGTTTCTGTACACCAGGTCCTATTGCGGTGGATTTTACCATCAATAGAAACGCTACTGATGACGACATCAACATCGACGACCTCACACAATGTGTGGGCGTGCCAGCGATGTTGTCCCCATCCAGCGGTATAGCAAACCCTGTATTTACGTGGTACTACGATGCTGCTAAAACCGCTCCTATTACCGATGGGGACACAGATGGCGGAATATCCTATGCCATAAATGCGGATGGCGAGCTGACCATTACAGGAATAGCTGATGGTTCCAGTGAAGTAGTTTATGTGACGGTTACTGGTGATGAGGTTTGTGAAAATATAGAAGGCAAGAAAGTGACTGCTACTGTATCCGATAACCTACCTGCACCTACGTTCAGCGTCGCTGATGTGAGTCTGTGTGGAACAGGACAAGACGCCGAATTTGAAGTGACCAACTCGGCGGGAGGATTTACATATACGGTATATGATGCCGCGACTGGAGGTACGGAAGTAACTTCAGGAGTCAGTATAACAAATAATATTATTACCATTAGCGATGTGGCTGCTGGTGCATCTTATTGGGTTGCCGTAAGTGGTGCCGGAGGCTGTGTCGGTACCATCAGGAGTGAGATCAGCGTGACTGTTCTGCCAATTGCGGATGAATCCGATCTGGAAGTGATCGGCGCTCCGATTTGCGAAGGACAGACCACCACATTGTCAGCTTCAAGTGCTACCGTAACCAATCCGATTTTCAGGTGGTACAGTGATGCAGACCTGACCAATTTGATCCATGAAGGCTTTGAATACGAAGTTTCACCTGCTTCGACTACCACCTATTATGTGACGGTTCAGGGAGATGGTATTTGTGAAAACCTTCCTGGAACAGCCACTGCAGCAACATTGACGGTAAACGAAGTGCCAGATGTACCAGGCGTTTCCGGGGATGTAAGCATCTCGGAAGGCTTTGGCACGATGCTAAGCGCATCAGTAGGTGACCCCGCTCCGGCAAATGTGGAAATTGTTTGGTACGATGAAGCAGGAAATGAACTGGCCACTGGTGCCTCGTACAATACCGGGCCGTTGAGCCAAGGGACCTATACATTCTATGCTCAAGCCAGAAATTCGGCATCCGGCTGTACATCAGCGGGCAGAGGAGAGGTGACCGTCACCGTAGGCCCTCCAAATCCAATTGAGGATTGTACGATTGCCAATGCACAGACCAATGGCACCGACCCGATATGTGTGCTTTGTTCCGTGGAAGACCCCAATAATGCGGTGGACGGCAACCCCAATACCTACGCCAGGTTTATAGCGCCGGCTTCAGTATCTGGAGGTGTTTGGCAAGAGCTTAAGTTTCCATCCAATGGCACTGCAGGCGATACCATCATCGTGACCATCGGCAGTGGTGGATCATTGATCGATCTTGATTTGCTGAGCGGGCTACGATTTGAAACATACAATGGACAAACTTCCAATAGCGATGGTGGAGTAGTGGATGATAATGTCATTGATTTAAGGCTTTTAGAAGGACAAGAAGATAAAGCCGAGATTGTATTTGCGGCAGGTGGTAATTTTGATCGCGTCCGGATAAGCTATATGCCATTGGCAGGGATCCTGAACAGTGGATGGAGAGTGTATCAGGCACAGACCAATTATTCCTCACCCACATCGATCAGTTCTGGCACAGAAGTATGCGCTGGCGATATGGCCACACTTTCCGCAACGGCAAGTGATGGAACGACTTTGAGGTGGTATGATACGGCTACTGGTGGCACTATGCTAGAAGAGGGAGCGTCCTACACCACAGGAGCGTTGATGACGCCTGGTACTGTAACGTATTATTTGGCTGTGGTGAAAGGTACGTGCGAGGATCCCGAAAGAATCCCAGTGGATGTATTGGTGAAACCAAGTCCTACAGCTGCAGATATAGCCGTGTCAGGAAATGAGAATCCTGTATGCGCTGACGTGCCCGTGGTATTGACGCCTTCAGTGGCCCCTGGCAGCACGTTAGTGACTGGTGCGGGTGCCTTTAGCTGGTACTTGGATGCTGCCCGCACCATGCCGATCGAGGATGGTGATGTGGATGGAGGCATTAGCTATGCTATTGACGCTAATGGTGTGCTGACCATTACAGGCCTAAGTGGCGCCGATAGTCCTTACCGTTATTACGTAAGCGTAGTGGGAGATAATGGATGCGAAAATGCTCCAGATATGCTCAAAGAAGTACCTGTTGAAATCAACCGCAACGCTACGGATGCTGATATTGGGTTAGCCGATGAAATCACCCAATGTGTGGGCACGCCTGTGACCTTGACGCCAAGCACTGATGTGGCTGATCCAGTATTCAGTTGGTATTTGGATGAAGCCAAGACCATGCCGATAAATGATGGAGACAGCGATGGAAGCGTGACCTATAGCATTGCTCCTAGTGGAGCCTTGACGATCGAGGGAATTGCCGAGAACAGTAGTGAGATGTTCTATGTCACCGTAAGCGGAAGGGACGTATGTGAGAATATTGCAGGGAAAGGGGTCAATGTCAGGACCTCAAATACGCTCGACAAGCCAGTCCTTAACATGGCTGACATGGTAGTGTGTGGCACAGGCAATGATGCGATTTTTGAAGTCACCAATTTTGCCGGTGGATTGACTTATAAATTATTTGATGCTGAAATAGGTGGAAATGAGGTGACGGATGGAATTTCTATTGTCGATAATATCATCAGCCTGGAAAATGTCAGCGCCGATGCTACCTACTGGGTAGAAGTAAACGGTAATTCGGGATGCACCGGTAGTGAAAGAACCAGCATATCGGTAACCGTAAATGCGGTGGGAACTCCAGAAGATATAGATGCGGCTGATGCGACCATTTGTGCCGGAGATACTTATACGTTGAGTGCTGGTACCAGCACAGTGGAGAGTCCGGTATTTACATGGTACACCGATGCAGCCCTGAACAATGTGGTGACTGATCTAACGGTATCACCGTCGAGTACAAGGATGTATTATGTAACCGTAAGTGGAGATGGCGTATGTGAAAATCCTCCCGGAGAAGCCAAGGCCGTTACCATTACGGTAAATAGAAATGCTGTAAAAGCAGATATAGATGCCGATGGAGGGACGATTTGTGCAGGAGATACGTTTACACTTTCTGCTACCAGTACAACAATCCAAGACCCTGTGTTTACTTGGTTTACTGATGCCGCGTTGACGATGGTAGTCTCAGACCCAGAAGTAATGCCGGCCGCTACCAAGAACTATTACGTGGCCGTAAGTGGAGATGGTGTATGCGCCAGTAACACTGATAATGCGGTCATGGTGACCGTGACAGTAAATAGAAATGCTACCGCTTCTGATATTCAGGCTGATGACGCCACCATTTGTGAAGGGGATAGCCATACCTTGAATGCGAGCAGTACTACGGTCGATGATCCGGTATTTACGTGGTATTCAGATGCAGAATTGACAAATGAACTGACCGATCCTACCGTTAGTCCCGAAGTGACGACTACTTATTATGTGGCCGTGAGCGGTGATGGCGTCTGTGCCAATAAGCCAGGACAAGGAAAAGCAGTGACCGTCACGGTGAATAGAGGGGCTACTGCGGATGATATCGAGGCTAGCGGAGCGACGATCTGTGCGGGTGAAAGTTTTACCCTTGAAGCGACAAGCACGATCAGTAATGCTTCCTTTACATGGTACAGTGATGCAGCCTTGACCAACCCGATCAGCGACCTGGAAGTTTCGCCAGCGAGTACCACTACTTATTATGTGACCGTTACGGGTGATGATGTGTGCGAAAATACATCTGGTAGCGCCAAAGCTGTAACCGTGACGGTCAATAGGATCGGTACCGCCTCAGACATTCAGGCAGAAGGAACTACGATCTGTACCGGCGAAAGTTATACACTTACCGCCAGCAGCAGTATCGAAAATGCTACATTCACATGGTATGCAGATGAAGACCTTACCGATGAAATCACCGATGCAGAGGTAAACCCTTCAGTGACGACTACTTATTATGTGACCGTCAGTGGTACCGGGGTTTGTGAAAATAACCCTGGCACTGCCAAAGCAGTAACCGTCGTGGTGAATAGAAACGCCACCGCTGATGATATCGAGGCCGATGGCGGGACTGTATGTCCTGGCGGCAGCTTCACCCTTACTGCCAACAGCAGCGTGCCCGGCTCAGTATTTACCTGGTATGCAGATGCTGATCTGACGATGGAGCTGGAAGATATGGAGGTAATGCCTACCGCCACTACAACATATTATGTAACAGTTCAGGGTGACGGTGTTTGTGAGAACAGACCTGGAGATGCCTTGTCAATAACTGTAACCGTCAATACAGTTCCCACTCCGACTACCGACATGACTACCCAGACCTTCTGTGGTACCGGTGGAGGTACGATCGCAGACCTACAGGTAAATGAAGCAAGCATTGTTTGGTACGATGCCGCTACTGGCGGAACCCAACTGAATCCATCCGATGCACTCATGGAAGGCATGACTTATTATGCCGCCCAGGTGGATGTCAATACGGGATGTGAGAGTGTCGAAAGATTGGCGATCATGGTTGAGGATTGTGCCCACTTGGAAGTGACCAAAACAGCAGAACTGCCAACCGTTGTGGTCGGACAGATGTTTAATTACACCATTGCCATTACGAATTCAGGAGCAGTTCCCGCCCAAAATGTGGTGGTAACCGATGATGTGCCTGCTGAGCTACAGGTCTTGGAAGCTTCTCATGAAGGTGCCGTTTCGGGTAACAATGTCACTTGGACAATTGCTGAAATTGGAGCAGGTGAGACCTTGGAGCTGACACTTGGTGTGATGGCATTGACAGAAAGCCAAGGGGTAGTAAACAGTGTCACCGCGGATAGTGATAATTCCGATCCAGACGATGACGACTCTGATCCTACGACCATCCTAAGCGATGATGTTGACTTGGCAATGGACAAAACAGTGTCCGCACCAGTGATTGAGATCGGTCAGGAATTTACTTACATCCTTACCGTGACCAATAAAACGGCCACACCAGCACTGAATGTGACCTTGACAGATTATATGCCAGATCAGGTGAGGTATTTGGGATCCAATGCTCCTGCGGATATAATTGAAAATTACGACGCTAATTCTGGGGAGTTGACCTTCACTATTCCTGAAATACCAGGAGAGACCGTGGTAGAGATCATGCTTCGTGTAGAGGCACGGGACCGCGGCTTGGTGACCAACTCAGCCACAGTGGAAACAGCGGATCAAATCGATCGTTTCGAGGGCGATAATACCGCTACCATTAGTCACGATCAGTTGAAAGTCACTATACCTAATGTGTTCTCTCCAAATGGTGACGGCATCAATGATACTTGGGAGATCGAAGGATTGACGGAGCTATATCCTGACAATGAGATCATCGTGGTCAATCGATGGGGTGGGGAAGTGTTCAAGACTTCCAACTACAACAATGATTGGGATGGTGGATCCCTTGACGAAGGAACCTACTACTACAGGGTGATCATCAGGGATGGAGATTCAGGAAGAGAAACCGAGTTTACAGGATACGTAACCATTTTAAGATAA
- a CDS encoding PorP/SprF family type IX secretion system membrane protein codes for MKSLKYILIVAGIIFTCLDAKAQQAPVFSQYMFNPLFLNPAYAGYKQQIYLQSYYRKQWTSVPGSPETFAISGDGLITDTNVGIGGHIMVDRLGAQKTTGGYANTAYHLRVSNEGYLSFGLGAGLVNTSLDGAMLNPMDPSDPSVSTGNERVLYPDLRAGLFYYNPKFYAGLSADNLFSSSFNFDNGAVLVQPSSNLYLTAGTIIDVSYNVAIKPSILYAEDFNGPSRLDLNAFVLLGEKLWVGASYRTSVNLQGEEFQGETKRPVSVVGLVEFYVNDRLRIGYAYDHNVSGFSTKAFSTHDFSVGYLFPPKRVKLVSPRYF; via the coding sequence ATGAAAAGCTTAAAATACATCTTGATCGTAGCGGGGATAATTTTTACTTGCTTGGATGCAAAGGCCCAGCAGGCTCCCGTTTTCAGTCAGTATATGTTTAACCCCTTGTTCTTGAACCCTGCCTATGCAGGGTACAAGCAACAAATATACCTTCAGAGTTATTACAGGAAACAGTGGACAAGTGTACCGGGAAGCCCGGAGACATTTGCCATCTCCGGTGATGGATTGATTACCGATACCAATGTCGGGATCGGTGGTCATATCATGGTGGATCGTTTGGGTGCGCAGAAAACCACCGGTGGATATGCCAATACAGCCTATCACCTTAGGGTCTCCAATGAAGGTTATTTAAGTTTTGGACTTGGTGCCGGGCTAGTGAATACCAGCTTGGATGGAGCCATGCTAAATCCGATGGATCCTTCGGATCCGTCGGTCTCCACTGGTAACGAAAGGGTCCTTTACCCTGATCTCAGGGCGGGGTTATTTTACTATAACCCAAAATTCTATGCTGGGCTGTCCGCTGACAACTTGTTTTCTTCCAGTTTTAATTTTGACAATGGAGCCGTGCTGGTACAGCCTTCTTCCAACCTGTACCTGACAGCAGGAACCATCATCGATGTGTCCTATAATGTGGCCATAAAGCCCTCCATACTTTATGCAGAGGACTTTAACGGGCCTTCTAGGTTGGATTTGAATGCATTTGTGCTGTTGGGTGAAAAATTGTGGGTAGGAGCTTCCTATCGAACATCGGTAAACCTCCAAGGAGAGGAGTTTCAAGGGGAAACCAAACGACCGGTATCCGTGGTGGGCTTAGTAGAGTTTTATGTGAATGACCGCCTCAGGATTGGGTATGCTTACGATCACAATGTATCGGGATTCAGTACCAAGGCCTTTTCTACACATGATTTCTCTGTGGGGTATTTGTTCCCGCCAAAACGCGTGAAATTAGTTTCTCCAAGATATTTTTAA